GTCAAAGGCGATCATAAAGGCGGTGACGTTCATCGGCATAAAGTTACCATCTTTGTGGGATGGATATAGTCTATTCCCTGGAGGAATTACCCCAGGCGGCTTCCCGCTTACTCGACACGGTCGGCGTGCCTTGCGTCATCGCCCTGCACGGCGAGATGGGGGCCGGTAAGACAACGTTCACCCATGCCTTTTGCGAAGCCCTGGGGGTGGATGGCCATGTGTCCAGTCCGACCTTTGCCCTGGTCAACGAATACCGGACCCGGGCAGGTGAGGGGATCTATCACATGGACTGGTACCGGTTAAAGGGGGAGGAAGAGGCGTTACAGGCGGGGATGGAGGAATACCTGTATTCGGGGAAGACGTGTTTGGTGGAGTGGCCGGAGCGGGCGCCCGGCCTGCTCCCGGAGGGAACCGTCCACGCCTGGCTGGAGGTGGTGGACCCCGAAACACGGCGGTTGAAGGTCTGACGCGCATTTTGTATATTTACCATCCCATTTAATCGTTGCACGACTATGCCTGTCAAGAAGCCCTTTTTGGCGACTTCATTCACCTACGAAACCCTGGAGGAAACCCTGGACGTCAAACCCAAGGGAACCTCCTTGCATATTGGTATACCCAAGGAAAACTGGTTCAATGAAAACCGTGTTCCCCTGACACCGGAGGCCGTGAGCGTCCTGGTGTCCAACGGACACAAGGTCGTCATGGAATACAAGGCTGCCGAAGGCGCCCACTATTCCGACATGGAATACAGCGACGCGGGGGCGAAGATCGCGTATGACAAAAAGGAAGTTTATCAAAGCGACGTGCTCATCAAAAGCGCCCCCGTCGGCGAACCCGAACTGGAATGCCTCAAAGCCGGCCAGGTCATCATTTCTCCCATCCACCTGGCCGTCATGAAGTGTGAGATCCTCGAAAAGATGATGGCCAAACGCATCACCGCCCTTTCTTTCGAGAACCTCAAAGACGACTCCGGCAACTATCCCATTGTCCGCTCCATGAGCGAGATCGCCGGGAGTGCCGTGATGCTCATCGCCGGGCAGTACCTCAGCAATGCCAACAACGGCAAGGGCGTGCTCTTGGGAGGGATTTCCGGTATCCCGCCGACAAAGGTCATCATCTTAGGCGCGGGCATCGTAGGGGAATTTGCGGCCCGTACGGCCATGGCCATGGGAAGCAGCGTAAAGATTTTTGACAACAGCATCTACCGCCTCAAACGGCTGCAGAACAATATCGGGTCCCGGCTTTTTACCTCCGTGATCGAACCAAAAATCCTTGCCAAACAGCTCAAAACCTGCGACGTGGCGGTAGGGGCGTTGTCCTCCGGTGGGGGCAGGACGCCCATCGTCGTCACCGAGGAAATGGTCTCGCAGATGCGCCAGGGCAGTGTCGTCGTCGACGTGAGCATCGACCGCGGCGGCTGTTTCGAAACCTCCGAGATCACTTCCCTGGAAAGCCCGATCTTTATCAAACACGGGGTCATCCACTATTGCGTCCCCAATATCCCGTCCGGCTTTGCCCGTACGGCCAGCCAGGCGATTTCCAACGTCCTCATGCCCTTGTTATTGGAAGCGGCGGAGAGCGGGGGATTCGAAAGCCTCGTCTGGCACAAGGTGTCGATCCGCAGCGGGATTTATCTGTTCAAGGGGTCGCTGACGAATT
This region of Dinghuibacter silviterrae genomic DNA includes:
- a CDS encoding alanine dehydrogenase, producing the protein MPVKKPFLATSFTYETLEETLDVKPKGTSLHIGIPKENWFNENRVPLTPEAVSVLVSNGHKVVMEYKAAEGAHYSDMEYSDAGAKIAYDKKEVYQSDVLIKSAPVGEPELECLKAGQVIISPIHLAVMKCEILEKMMAKRITALSFENLKDDSGNYPIVRSMSEIAGSAVMLIAGQYLSNANNGKGVLLGGISGIPPTKVIILGAGIVGEFAARTAMAMGSSVKIFDNSIYRLKRLQNNIGSRLFTSVIEPKILAKQLKTCDVAVGALSSGGGRTPIVVTEEMVSQMRQGSVVVDVSIDRGGCFETSEITSLESPIFIKHGVIHYCVPNIPSGFARTASQAISNVLMPLLLEAAESGGFESLVWHKVSIRSGIYLFKGSLTNFHLSQRFDLKYTDLNLLIASQR
- the tsaE gene encoding tRNA (adenosine(37)-N6)-threonylcarbamoyltransferase complex ATPase subunit type 1 TsaE, translated to MDIVYSLEELPQAASRLLDTVGVPCVIALHGEMGAGKTTFTHAFCEALGVDGHVSSPTFALVNEYRTRAGEGIYHMDWYRLKGEEEALQAGMEEYLYSGKTCLVEWPERAPGLLPEGTVHAWLEVVDPETRRLKV